A single Paratractidigestivibacter faecalis DNA region contains:
- a CDS encoding dipeptide/oligopeptide/nickel ABC transporter permease/ATP-binding protein, whose amino-acid sequence MLTQRKEGAEKLEGMAKSKGLKFTGLKNMKTSSKIALVILVAVVLISILAPVIAPYDPYAIGMARQAPDAAHIFGTDDKGRDILSRILYGGRISLVIGFGSVLFALVLGSIVGALAAVSRKAVSEVIMRILDIIMSVPGIALAAVLVTILGNSVPAIIFSIGFMYTPQIARIVRANIVSEYGEDYVRAVIVSGARAPWILMKHVLRNCAAPIMVFTVTLVADAIIFEASLTFLSAGIAEPTPTWGNILADARAGVLSGRWWQALYPGIAIMLTCLALNILSEGITDAMAAAPSAPVDTENSESRREADLLVADPVRAYKEQAESLAVRLSALREVELARTDRRVPDYSVEPLLQVKNLSIGFPRHGDVNVVDNVSFDVRPGQCMALVGESGCGKSITTKTIMNLLPDTARIQGEVLYKGQDLLKLSPEEHRKLLGTEIAMVYQDSLSALNPSMLISAQMKQLTSRGGTRSAEELLELVGLDPKRTLESYPHELSGGQCQRVIIAMALTRDPSLVICDEPTTALDVTVQKQVIKLLNDLQKKLGFAMIFVSHDLALVAEVASEITVMYAGQVVESAPTKELLTNPIHEYTQGLLGSVLSIEAHDGSRLHQVPGSVPSPADFPAGDRFAPRSSHPTVGLDVHPILKPVPGVEHHFVAEIPDEELAKNGLVSRLEVR is encoded by the coding sequence ATGCTTACCCAGAGAAAAGAGGGGGCGGAGAAGCTCGAGGGCATGGCCAAGTCCAAGGGCCTCAAGTTCACCGGCCTCAAGAACATGAAGACGAGCTCCAAGATCGCGCTGGTCATCCTCGTGGCCGTGGTGCTCATCTCCATCCTCGCGCCCGTCATCGCCCCGTATGATCCCTACGCCATCGGCATGGCCCGCCAGGCCCCCGACGCCGCCCACATCTTCGGCACCGACGACAAGGGCCGCGACATCCTGAGCCGCATCCTCTACGGCGGCCGCATCTCGCTGGTCATCGGCTTTGGCTCCGTGCTCTTCGCCCTCGTGCTGGGCTCCATCGTCGGCGCCCTGGCCGCGGTCTCCCGCAAGGCCGTCTCCGAGGTCATCATGCGCATCCTGGACATCATCATGTCCGTCCCGGGCATCGCCCTGGCGGCCGTGCTGGTGACCATCCTGGGCAACTCCGTCCCGGCCATCATCTTCTCCATCGGCTTCATGTACACGCCGCAGATCGCCCGCATCGTGCGAGCCAACATCGTGAGCGAGTACGGCGAGGACTACGTCCGCGCGGTCATCGTCTCCGGCGCCCGCGCCCCGTGGATCCTCATGAAGCACGTCCTGCGCAACTGCGCGGCGCCCATCATGGTCTTCACCGTGACGCTCGTGGCCGACGCCATCATCTTCGAGGCGTCCCTGACGTTCCTCTCCGCCGGCATCGCCGAGCCTACGCCCACCTGGGGCAACATCCTCGCCGACGCCCGCGCTGGCGTGCTGTCCGGCCGTTGGTGGCAGGCGCTCTACCCGGGCATCGCCATCATGCTGACCTGCCTGGCCCTGAACATCCTGTCCGAGGGCATCACCGACGCCATGGCCGCGGCCCCCTCCGCTCCCGTGGACACCGAGAACTCCGAGAGCCGCCGCGAGGCCGACCTTCTGGTCGCAGACCCCGTCCGCGCCTACAAGGAGCAGGCCGAGAGCCTGGCCGTCCGCCTGTCCGCCCTGCGCGAGGTCGAGCTCGCCCGCACCGACCGCCGCGTGCCCGACTACTCCGTGGAGCCCCTGCTGCAGGTCAAGAACCTCTCCATCGGCTTCCCGCGCCACGGCGACGTCAACGTGGTCGACAACGTCTCCTTTGACGTGCGCCCCGGCCAGTGCATGGCCCTGGTCGGCGAGTCCGGCTGCGGCAAGTCCATCACCACCAAGACGATAATGAACCTGCTGCCTGACACCGCCCGCATCCAGGGCGAGGTCCTCTACAAGGGCCAGGACCTGCTCAAGCTCAGCCCCGAGGAGCACCGCAAGCTACTGGGCACCGAGATCGCCATGGTCTACCAGGACTCGCTTTCCGCTCTCAACCCGTCCATGCTCATCTCTGCCCAGATGAAGCAGCTGACGAGCCGCGGCGGCACCCGCTCCGCCGAGGAGCTGCTCGAGCTCGTCGGCCTGGATCCCAAGCGCACCCTCGAGAGCTACCCGCACGAGCTCTCCGGCGGTCAGTGCCAGCGCGTCATCATCGCCATGGCCCTGACGCGCGACCCGTCCCTGGTCATCTGCGACGAGCCCACCACCGCCCTTGACGTGACCGTCCAGAAGCAGGTCATCAAGCTCCTGAACGACCTGCAGAAGAAGCTCGGGTTCGCCATGATCTTCGTGTCCCACGACCTTGCCCTCGTGGCCGAGGTCGCTTCCGAGATCACCGTCATGTACGCCGGCCAGGTCGTTGAGTCCGCCCCCACCAAGGAGCTTCTCACCAACCCCATCCACGAGTACACGCAGGGCCTGCTCGGTTCCGTGCTCTCCATCGAGGCCCACGACGGCAGCCGCCTGCACCAGGTGCCCGGCTCCGTGCCGAGCCCGGCGGACTTCCCCGCGGGAGACCGCTTTGCCCCGCGCTCCAGCCACCCCACGGTTGGTCTGGACGTGCACCCCATCCTCAAGCCGGTCCCCGGCGTGGAGCACCACTTCGTCGCGGAGATCCCCGATGAGGAGCTCGCCAAGAACGGCCTCGTTTCTCGACTGGAGGTGAGGTAG
- a CDS encoding ABC transporter ATP-binding protein translates to MADEKSSAQEPIIFLDNISVTFKTRTGSILHPNLVHAVNGLTLKLMPGETIGLVGESGCGKSTTANVMCGLQSPTSGHVYFKGEDVTKRTAELRKKIGRVVSVVFQNPATALNPRMAVHDQLLDPLIVHSVGSEDEREDRIRELFGLVGLPTSAMYALPGQLSGGQRQRVAIARALSLQPDVIIADEPTSALDVSVRAQILNLLTDLKKELGLAMVFISHDIQTERYISDRIVVMNHGQIMEEGPARQVFENPQDAYTKTLLAAAPSLLHPNLGQ, encoded by the coding sequence ATGGCCGACGAGAAGAGCAGCGCCCAGGAGCCCATCATCTTCCTGGACAACATCTCGGTCACCTTCAAGACCCGCACCGGCTCCATCCTGCACCCCAACCTCGTCCACGCCGTGAACGGCCTCACCCTGAAGCTCATGCCCGGCGAGACCATCGGCCTCGTGGGCGAGTCCGGCTGCGGCAAGTCCACCACGGCTAACGTCATGTGCGGCCTGCAGTCGCCCACGAGCGGCCACGTGTACTTCAAGGGCGAGGACGTCACCAAGCGCACCGCCGAGCTCCGCAAGAAGATCGGCCGCGTGGTCTCCGTGGTCTTCCAGAACCCTGCGACCGCGCTGAACCCCCGCATGGCCGTCCACGACCAGCTGCTCGACCCGCTGATCGTCCACTCCGTGGGCAGCGAGGACGAGCGCGAGGACCGCATCCGCGAGCTCTTTGGCCTCGTCGGCCTGCCGACGTCGGCCATGTACGCGCTTCCCGGCCAGCTCTCCGGCGGTCAGCGCCAGCGCGTGGCCATCGCTCGCGCACTTTCGCTGCAGCCCGACGTCATCATCGCCGACGAGCCCACCAGCGCCCTTGACGTCTCCGTCCGCGCGCAGATCCTCAACCTGCTGACGGACCTCAAGAAGGAGCTCGGCCTGGCCATGGTCTTCATCAGCCACGACATCCAGACGGAGCGCTACATCTCCGACCGCATCGTGGTCATGAACCACGGCCAGATCATGGAGGAGGGTCCCGCCAGGCAGGTCTTCGAGAACCCGCAGGACGCCTACACCAAGACGCTCCTCGCCGCGGCCCCGTCCCTGCTGCACCCCAACCTCGGCCAGTAG
- a CDS encoding acetylxylan esterase, which yields MPISASRLRELESCRGANPIPEDFDEFWAKRMVEADAVDLDYEIVPSKIPTFDTCTYYDLWFTGMGGARVYAKYVVPKTEGKHPLVLQFHGYPGCTRSWAEQSSFPGMGCAILSMDNPGQGGRSEDVGGFKGTTVSGHLIAGLDGGPENLYYVRLYQDQRILCRIARELDGVDLSRVFVNGSSQGGGMGLACCALNSDLVNRASILYPFLSDFREVFELGRDEIAYDGIRYYSRWFDPDGARLDECFHTLGYIDTLSFAHLVRCPVLFGTGLADVVCPPETQFAVYNALTCPKRHVLFPDFGHEEIQAYDDMIIGFYQGEVDF from the coding sequence GTGCCGATTTCCGCCAGTCGCCTGCGCGAGCTGGAGTCCTGCAGGGGGGCAAACCCCATTCCGGAGGACTTTGACGAGTTCTGGGCCAAGCGGATGGTCGAGGCCGACGCCGTCGACCTCGACTACGAGATAGTGCCTTCCAAGATCCCGACCTTTGACACCTGCACCTACTACGACCTGTGGTTCACCGGCATGGGCGGCGCCCGCGTCTACGCCAAGTACGTGGTGCCCAAGACCGAGGGCAAGCACCCACTGGTGCTGCAGTTCCACGGGTACCCTGGCTGCACGCGCAGCTGGGCCGAGCAGTCCTCCTTCCCGGGCATGGGCTGCGCCATCCTGTCCATGGACAACCCCGGCCAGGGCGGCCGCAGCGAGGACGTGGGCGGCTTCAAGGGAACCACCGTCTCAGGCCACCTCATCGCCGGCCTGGACGGAGGGCCCGAGAACCTCTACTACGTTCGCCTCTACCAAGACCAGCGCATTCTCTGCCGCATTGCGCGCGAGCTTGACGGCGTCGACCTCTCGCGCGTCTTCGTCAACGGCAGCTCCCAGGGCGGCGGCATGGGCCTTGCCTGCTGCGCCCTCAACAGCGACCTCGTCAACCGCGCATCCATCCTCTATCCCTTTCTCTCGGACTTCCGCGAGGTCTTCGAGCTGGGCCGCGACGAGATCGCCTACGACGGCATCCGCTACTACTCGCGCTGGTTCGACCCGGACGGCGCCCGCCTCGACGAGTGCTTCCACACGCTCGGCTACATCGACACGCTCTCCTTCGCCCACCTCGTCCGCTGCCCCGTCCTCTTCGGCACGGGCCTGGCCGACGTGGTCTGCCCGCCGGAGACACAGTTTGCCGTCTACAACGCCCTCACGTGCCCCAAGAGGCACGTGCTCTTCCCGGACTTCGGCCACGAGGAGATCCAGGCCTACGACGACATGATCATCGGCTTCTACCAGGGGGAGGTTGACTTCTGA
- a CDS encoding acetylxylan esterase codes for MATVSQIRAAGEKYLGADAAPEDLASYWSARAGRALAARPHELAEVGIDTPVAAYRELSFASTDGQGVRARVLLPKAEGPHPLILVFHDMDRGVRGWHHLTRYLAPGYAVCHLGCRPWAKDVTAGWQDGADGLVLAQLVDDALAMAGIARTLEGVDASRVVTWGEGLGGLLSLACAALVPGVAKCAAFNPTPADFRGSWEAGASDLAFSGVTRHFREEDPAAERLGEFFGALGYVDAASFAALLPAGTELLCGCGLMDAAQPPLGCYAAYNRAACAKKELATYPKFVHERINDFEDRLLAFMHFGER; via the coding sequence ATGGCCACGGTCTCGCAGATTCGCGCCGCAGGGGAGAAGTACCTCGGCGCAGACGCCGCCCCCGAGGACCTTGCGTCCTACTGGTCCGCCCGCGCCGGGCGTGCCCTGGCGGCCAGGCCCCACGAGCTTGCCGAGGTTGGCATCGACACCCCGGTGGCCGCCTACCGCGAGCTCTCCTTCGCGTCCACCGACGGGCAGGGGGTGCGCGCACGCGTACTTCTCCCCAAGGCGGAGGGCCCGCACCCGCTCATCCTGGTCTTCCACGACATGGACCGCGGCGTGCGCGGCTGGCACCACCTGACGCGCTACCTGGCACCCGGCTACGCCGTCTGCCACCTTGGGTGCCGCCCGTGGGCCAAGGACGTCACGGCCGGCTGGCAGGACGGGGCCGACGGCCTCGTGCTGGCGCAGCTGGTGGACGACGCCCTGGCCATGGCCGGCATCGCCCGCACGCTCGAGGGCGTGGACGCCAGCCGCGTCGTGACCTGGGGCGAGGGCCTGGGTGGCCTTCTCTCCCTGGCCTGCGCGGCGCTGGTGCCCGGCGTGGCCAAGTGCGCGGCCTTCAACCCCACGCCGGCGGACTTCCGTGGCTCTTGGGAGGCGGGCGCGTCCGACCTGGCCTTCTCGGGCGTCACGCGCCACTTCCGCGAGGAGGACCCGGCGGCCGAGCGGCTTGGGGAGTTCTTCGGCGCGCTCGGGTACGTGGACGCGGCGTCCTTTGCCGCGCTGCTGCCCGCGGGCACCGAGCTTCTCTGCGGCTGCGGCCTCATGGACGCGGCCCAGCCGCCGCTTGGGTGCTACGCCGCCTACAACCGCGCGGCCTGCGCCAAGAAGGAGCTGGCCACGTACCCCAAGTTTGTCCACGAGCGCATCAACGACTTCGAGGACAGACTCCTTGCTTTCATGCATTTCGGCGAGCGGTGA
- a CDS encoding dihydrodipicolinate synthase family protein — protein sequence MADKFQIRGVVPPVVVPDTPDHELDVPSFERLINRLIDAGVDGLFFLGSSGEVVFSTDERRRQIISEAVRIVNHRVPVLIGIIDTETERMIEQGKQAQELGADALVATCPFYALQGMTEVEEHFRILHEELDLPIFAYDIPVCVHTKLPWKLLAKLGAEGVLAGVKDSSGDDVSFRYLVQENEKLGHPLTLLTGHEVVVDGAYLGGADGSVPGLANVEPEGYVRMWKAAQAGDWATVKAEQDRLNEISHIWDVTSGVQGYAGGVGAFKTALNLMGVFDSPTMPRPVKAMTGENVEAIRKVLADNGLL from the coding sequence ATGGCTGACAAGTTCCAGATTCGCGGCGTCGTCCCGCCCGTCGTCGTTCCCGACACGCCCGACCACGAGCTGGACGTCCCCTCCTTCGAGCGCCTGATCAACCGCCTCATCGATGCCGGCGTGGACGGCCTGTTCTTCCTGGGCTCCTCCGGCGAGGTCGTCTTCTCCACCGACGAGCGTCGCCGCCAGATCATCTCTGAGGCCGTGCGCATCGTGAACCACCGCGTGCCCGTCCTCATCGGCATCATCGACACCGAGACCGAGCGCATGATCGAGCAGGGCAAGCAGGCCCAGGAGCTCGGTGCCGACGCCCTCGTCGCCACCTGCCCGTTCTACGCCCTGCAGGGCATGACCGAGGTCGAGGAGCACTTCCGCATCCTGCACGAGGAGCTCGACCTCCCCATCTTTGCCTATGACATCCCCGTCTGCGTCCACACCAAGCTTCCTTGGAAGCTCCTCGCCAAGCTCGGCGCCGAGGGCGTGCTCGCCGGCGTCAAGGACTCCTCCGGCGACGACGTCTCCTTCCGCTACCTGGTCCAGGAGAACGAGAAGCTCGGTCACCCGCTGACGCTGCTCACCGGCCACGAGGTCGTCGTCGACGGCGCCTACCTCGGCGGCGCCGACGGCTCCGTCCCGGGCCTGGCCAACGTCGAGCCCGAGGGCTACGTCCGCATGTGGAAGGCCGCCCAGGCCGGTGACTGGGCCACCGTCAAGGCCGAGCAGGACCGCCTGAACGAGATCTCCCACATCTGGGACGTCACCTCCGGCGTCCAGGGCTACGCCGGCGGCGTGGGCGCCTTCAAGACCGCCCTCAACCTCATGGGCGTCTTCGACAGCCCCACGATGCCCCGTCCCGTCAAGGCCATGACCGGCGAGAACGTCGAGGCCATCCGCAAGGTCCTCGCGGACAACGGCCTGCTCTAA
- a CDS encoding ROK family protein, translating into MAQGKKVVAIDIGGTKIASALVTLEKGAKPVVEFYDKIPTEAKKGGQQVLANAIKMARRVIELAGEDVCGIGVSSGGVIDPRTGDVTYANDMMPGWGGTHLGVELTAATGLPARVLNDVHAHALGEARWGAGRDASSCLVVAVGTGIGGAFVERGSIMLGAHNEAGHIGHVSCTDAAGVPCQCGATGHLETIACGPGIINRYLELGGDPKDEDGNDVDGAVIDRRAAAGEKAAIDAEARSGHAIGEVLGSLVNMLDPDCIILSGSVAQCGPAWHDAMAAGWSEAVMPPCAKTPIVSGNLGGDAPLVGAAENIVKSAYVEFE; encoded by the coding sequence ATGGCACAGGGCAAGAAGGTAGTGGCCATCGACATCGGCGGCACCAAGATCGCGTCCGCTCTGGTGACCCTCGAGAAGGGCGCCAAGCCCGTCGTGGAGTTCTACGACAAGATTCCGACCGAGGCCAAGAAGGGCGGCCAGCAGGTCCTGGCCAACGCCATCAAGATGGCCAGGCGCGTCATCGAGCTTGCCGGCGAGGATGTCTGCGGCATCGGCGTCTCGTCCGGCGGCGTCATCGACCCGCGCACCGGCGACGTCACCTACGCAAACGACATGATGCCCGGCTGGGGCGGCACCCACCTGGGCGTCGAGCTCACCGCGGCCACGGGCCTTCCCGCGCGCGTCCTGAACGACGTGCACGCCCACGCCCTGGGCGAGGCCCGCTGGGGCGCCGGCCGCGACGCCTCAAGCTGCCTGGTGGTTGCCGTGGGCACGGGCATCGGCGGCGCCTTCGTGGAGCGCGGCTCCATCATGCTGGGCGCCCACAATGAGGCCGGCCACATCGGTCATGTGAGCTGCACGGACGCGGCGGGCGTGCCCTGCCAGTGCGGTGCCACCGGCCACCTCGAGACCATCGCCTGCGGCCCGGGCATCATCAACCGCTACCTGGAGCTGGGCGGAGACCCCAAGGACGAGGACGGCAACGACGTGGACGGCGCCGTCATCGACCGCCGCGCCGCGGCAGGCGAGAAGGCCGCCATCGACGCCGAGGCCCGAAGCGGGCACGCCATCGGCGAGGTCCTGGGCAGCCTGGTCAACATGCTCGACCCCGACTGCATCATCCTCTCCGGCTCCGTGGCCCAGTGCGGCCCGGCCTGGCACGACGCCATGGCCGCCGGCTGGTCCGAGGCCGTCATGCCCCCGTGCGCCAAGACGCCCATCGTCTCCGGCAACCTGGGCGGCGACGCGCCCCTCGTCGGCGCCGCCGAGAACATCGTCAAGTCCGCCTACGTCGAGTTCGAGTGA
- a CDS encoding N-acetylmannosamine-6-phosphate 2-epimerase: protein MAISPLVQSIKGKLIVSVQAYPGEPLRHPETMAQMARACELGGAAAIRCQGLSDIAAIKGRCDVPVIGLWKEGHEGVYITPTLRHAVACVNAGADVVALDATDRPRPDGRTFEETVRDLRAQCDTLIMADCMTIEDIRRGVACGCDLVSTTLSHNKAAIDTTMNDGPDIPILRQALEEFPGFPVICEGHVHTPADAKLVMDEGAWAVVVGTGITHPTSLTSWFKAAIEE, encoded by the coding sequence ATGGCAATCAGTCCGCTCGTCCAGTCCATCAAGGGCAAGCTCATCGTTAGCGTCCAGGCGTACCCCGGCGAGCCTCTGCGCCATCCGGAGACCATGGCCCAGATGGCCCGCGCCTGTGAGCTTGGCGGTGCCGCCGCCATCCGCTGCCAGGGCCTCTCTGACATCGCGGCCATCAAGGGCCGCTGCGACGTGCCCGTCATCGGCCTGTGGAAGGAGGGCCACGAGGGCGTCTACATCACCCCGACCCTGCGCCACGCCGTGGCCTGCGTCAACGCCGGCGCCGACGTGGTGGCCCTCGACGCCACCGACCGCCCCCGCCCGGACGGCCGCACCTTCGAGGAGACCGTGCGCGACCTGCGCGCCCAGTGCGACACCCTCATCATGGCCGACTGCATGACCATCGAGGACATCCGCCGCGGCGTCGCCTGCGGCTGCGACCTGGTCTCCACCACGCTCAGCCACAACAAGGCGGCTATCGACACCACCATGAACGACGGCCCGGACATCCCCATCCTGCGCCAGGCGCTCGAGGAGTTCCCCGGCTTCCCTGTGATCTGCGAGGGCCACGTCCACACGCCGGCCGACGCCAAGCTCGTCATGGACGAGGGCGCCTGGGCCGTGGTCGTGGGCACCGGCATCACGCACCCCACGAGCCTGACCAGCTGGTTCAAGGCCGCCATCGAGGAGTAG
- a CDS encoding DeoR/GlpR family DNA-binding transcription regulator, translated as MLADKRHSKILGIVNDEGSATVGDLAERIGISESTIRRDLAQLADAGKLNKVHGGAVALDAEDVQHDVPVAERSAKNVAQKRAIAQAAARLVGPQDFVYLDAGSSVDLLVDCLDEMRATYATDSVSHALKLASRGFEVIVLGGSLKSATQAVVGPDTNSAIARYHFTLGFWGANGITREDGFTTPDAAEAEVKRLSMRQTLHRFVLADASKADRVSRVTFADFEDATLVTSALPASSALLGCENVMVVDA; from the coding sequence ATGCTCGCGGACAAGCGCCACTCAAAGATCTTGGGCATCGTCAACGACGAGGGCTCGGCCACCGTTGGGGACCTCGCCGAGCGCATTGGCATCTCCGAGTCGACCATCCGCCGGGACCTGGCCCAGCTCGCCGACGCCGGCAAGCTCAACAAGGTGCACGGCGGCGCCGTGGCGCTTGACGCCGAGGACGTCCAGCACGACGTGCCCGTGGCCGAGCGCTCCGCCAAGAACGTGGCCCAGAAGCGCGCCATCGCTCAGGCCGCCGCGCGCCTGGTGGGCCCGCAGGACTTTGTCTACCTGGACGCCGGCTCCTCCGTCGACCTGCTGGTTGACTGCCTTGACGAGATGCGCGCGACCTACGCCACCGACAGCGTCTCGCACGCGCTCAAGCTGGCCTCGCGCGGCTTTGAGGTCATCGTCCTGGGCGGCAGCCTCAAGAGCGCCACACAGGCCGTCGTCGGTCCCGACACCAACTCGGCCATCGCCCGCTACCACTTCACGCTGGGCTTCTGGGGCGCCAACGGCATCACGCGCGAGGACGGCTTCACCACGCCCGACGCTGCCGAGGCCGAGGTCAAGCGCCTCTCCATGCGCCAGACCCTCCACCGCTTCGTGCTTGCGGACGCCAGCAAGGCGGACCGCGTGAGCCGCGTGACCTTTGCGGACTTCGAGGACGCCACCCTGGTCACGAGTGCCCTTCCCGCCAGCTCCGCGCTCCTGGGCTGCGAGAACGTCATGGTTGTGGACGCCTAG
- the pfkB gene encoding 1-phosphofructokinase, protein MIFTVTFNPSLDYIVRVDEMRLGTINRTNYEQLLPGGKGINVSIVLGNLGHPSRALGFSAGVTGVALEKLLADAGVDADLVHVKEGFTRINAKVKAVEETELNGQGPRIAPEDVDALFSKLDVLGQDDTLVISGSVPNTLPSDMYEQVMERLAGRGVRIVVDAERDLLTRVLPYRPFLVKPNNHELGDIFGVTLKTRDEVVPYARRMQEMGAQNVLVSMAGEGGVLVAADGQVYQSPAAKGTVVNSVGAGDSCVAGFLAGLMETGSYQTAFRMGLAAGSASAFSDHLATRPEVEDLMSR, encoded by the coding sequence ATGATCTTCACCGTCACGTTCAACCCCTCGCTGGACTACATCGTCCGCGTTGACGAGATGCGTCTCGGCACCATCAACCGCACCAACTACGAGCAGCTCCTTCCCGGTGGCAAGGGGATCAACGTCTCAATCGTCCTGGGTAACCTCGGCCACCCCTCGCGCGCACTGGGCTTCAGCGCCGGCGTCACGGGGGTCGCGCTGGAGAAGCTCCTTGCGGACGCCGGCGTGGACGCGGACCTCGTCCACGTCAAGGAGGGCTTCACGCGCATCAACGCCAAGGTCAAGGCCGTCGAGGAGACCGAGCTCAACGGCCAGGGCCCCCGCATTGCCCCCGAGGACGTGGATGCGCTCTTCTCCAAGCTGGACGTCCTTGGCCAGGACGACACCCTCGTCATCTCCGGCTCCGTACCCAACACGCTGCCCTCCGACATGTACGAGCAGGTCATGGAGCGCCTGGCCGGCCGCGGCGTGCGCATCGTCGTGGACGCGGAGCGCGATCTGCTCACCCGCGTGCTGCCCTACCGCCCCTTCCTCGTGAAGCCCAACAACCACGAGCTCGGGGACATCTTTGGCGTCACGCTCAAGACCCGCGACGAGGTCGTTCCCTACGCCCGCCGCATGCAGGAGATGGGCGCCCAGAACGTGCTCGTCTCCATGGCGGGGGAGGGTGGCGTGCTCGTGGCCGCTGACGGCCAGGTCTACCAGAGCCCGGCCGCCAAAGGCACCGTGGTCAACTCCGTCGGCGCGGGAGACTCCTGCGTGGCGGGCTTCCTCGCCGGCCTCATGGAGACCGGCAGCTACCAGACGGCCTTCCGGATGGGCCTGGCCGCCGGCTCCGCGAGCGCGTTCAGCGACCACCTGGCAACGCGCCCTGAGGTTGAGGACCTGATGTCCCGCTAG